Proteins from one Arthrobacter sp. DNA4 genomic window:
- a CDS encoding ATP-dependent DNA ligase, producing the protein MELPVMPPVPPMLAKAVSGLDGIPGSGDLSYEPKWDGFRSIIFRDGDDLEIGSRNEKPMTRYFPELVAALKENLPPRCVVDGEIILVGASGDRLDFDTLQQRIHPAASRVKLLAEQTPASFVAFDLLALGDEDYTGRPFAERRAALEKALAASKAPVHLTAATTDKDTAGHWFEQFEGAGLDGIVAKRLDGRYEPDKRVMFKVKHERTADCVVTGYRLHKSGPDAIGSLLLGLYKDDGGLASVGVIGAFPMKRRQELFQELQPLVTEFDNHPWAWAKQEEGERTPRNAEGSRWSAGKDLSFVPLRPELVVEVRYDHMEGDRFRHTAQFNRWRPDRDPESCTYAQLEEPVNFDLASVLETGRG; encoded by the coding sequence ATGGAACTTCCCGTGATGCCGCCCGTCCCGCCCATGCTCGCCAAGGCCGTCAGCGGCCTCGACGGCATTCCCGGCAGCGGGGACCTCAGCTACGAACCCAAGTGGGACGGCTTCCGGTCCATCATTTTCCGTGACGGTGATGACCTGGAGATCGGCAGCCGCAACGAAAAGCCCATGACCCGGTACTTCCCGGAGCTCGTGGCGGCGCTCAAGGAGAACCTGCCGCCGCGCTGCGTGGTGGACGGCGAGATCATCCTGGTGGGGGCGTCCGGGGACAGGCTCGATTTCGACACCCTGCAGCAGCGCATCCATCCTGCTGCCAGCCGCGTGAAGCTGCTGGCGGAGCAAACCCCGGCAAGCTTTGTGGCTTTTGACCTCCTGGCCCTCGGCGATGAGGACTACACCGGCAGGCCCTTTGCGGAGCGGCGCGCTGCGCTGGAGAAGGCGCTCGCCGCGAGCAAGGCACCAGTGCACCTCACCGCCGCCACCACGGACAAGGACACGGCCGGGCACTGGTTCGAGCAGTTCGAGGGGGCCGGGCTGGACGGCATCGTGGCCAAGCGGCTGGACGGCCGGTACGAACCCGACAAGCGGGTGATGTTCAAGGTCAAGCACGAGCGCACCGCGGACTGCGTGGTGACCGGCTACCGCCTGCACAAGAGCGGGCCGGATGCCATCGGCTCACTGCTGCTGGGCCTGTACAAGGACGACGGCGGCCTGGCCAGCGTGGGCGTGATCGGCGCCTTCCCGATGAAGCGGCGGCAGGAGCTGTTCCAGGAACTCCAACCACTGGTGACCGAGTTCGACAACCACCCCTGGGCCTGGGCCAAGCAGGAAGAAGGCGAACGGACCCCGCGGAACGCGGAGGGCAGCCGCTGGAGCGCCGGCAAAGACCTGTCCTTCGTTCCGCTCCGGCCCGAACTGGTGGTGGAGGTCCGCTACGACCACATGGAGGGCGACCGGTTCCGCCACACGGCCCAGTTCAACCGCTGGCGGCCGGACCGGGACCCGGAATCCTGCACCTACGCGCAGCTGGAGGAGCCGGTGAACTTCGATCTCGCCTCGGTGCTGGAGACCGGCCGGGGGTAG
- a CDS encoding bifunctional sugar phosphate isomerase/epimerase/4-hydroxyphenylpyruvate dioxygenase family protein, with amino-acid sequence MRTGIATVCLSGTLKEKMQACAIAGFDGIEIFEQDLVTSPLSPEDVRKMAADLGLGLDLYQPFRDFDGVTPDLLKANLRRAEAKFKLMARLGMDTILVCSNVATATIDDDAVRAEHLAQLANLAGDHGVKVAYEALAWGKYVNDYEHAYRLVEMVDHPNLGTCLDSFHILSRDWDTARIEDINPDKIFFVQVADAPKLSMDVLSWSRHYRVFPGEGQFELAKFMGHVVRAGYTGPVSLEVFNDVFRQSDVERTAVDAMRSLIWLEEQSAKWLAGTEAAPGNAGGLRRRYPMELATLPKVNEPAGFNFAEVKADDTAQLEKLLGQLGFQFEGRHRTKDVQLWTMGQARVIINEQAARHAEPAIAALGFDVDSPVIASARAQQLKAPVVARKVQADEEVFQGICAPDSTEIFLCQGSPDGTAAWTHEFGEGLEHPSAGARAVIDHVNLAQPWQHFDEAVLFYTSALALEPQPFAEVPSPSGLVRSQVMQTSDGAVRLVLNLAPIQQARNEARKTYQEHIAFAVEDLVATARAARERGLEFLQIPANYYEDLDARFDLEPGFLATLQELNLLFDRDADGEFLHFYTATVGSVFFEMVERRGRYDGYGAPNAPVRHAVQYDSLHRSP; translated from the coding sequence ATGCGCACCGGAATCGCCACCGTCTGCCTCTCCGGCACCCTGAAGGAAAAGATGCAGGCCTGCGCCATCGCCGGCTTCGACGGAATCGAGATTTTTGAGCAGGACCTGGTTACCTCACCGCTCAGCCCTGAAGATGTGCGGAAGATGGCAGCGGACCTCGGGCTCGGCCTGGACCTGTACCAGCCCTTCCGCGACTTCGACGGCGTCACCCCGGACCTGCTGAAGGCCAACCTCCGGCGCGCCGAGGCCAAGTTCAAGCTCATGGCACGCCTGGGCATGGACACCATCCTGGTGTGCTCCAACGTTGCCACCGCCACCATTGACGACGATGCTGTCCGCGCGGAACACCTGGCACAGCTCGCAAACCTGGCGGGGGACCACGGCGTCAAGGTGGCCTATGAGGCCCTGGCCTGGGGCAAGTACGTCAACGACTACGAGCACGCCTACCGCCTGGTGGAGATGGTGGACCACCCCAACCTGGGAACCTGCCTGGACTCCTTCCACATCCTGTCCCGCGACTGGGACACCGCGCGGATCGAGGACATCAACCCGGACAAGATCTTCTTCGTCCAGGTGGCGGACGCCCCCAAGCTCTCGATGGACGTCCTGTCCTGGAGCCGCCATTACCGGGTGTTCCCGGGCGAGGGGCAGTTCGAGCTGGCCAAATTCATGGGCCACGTGGTCCGCGCCGGCTACACCGGACCCGTCTCGCTGGAGGTCTTCAACGACGTCTTCCGCCAGTCGGACGTCGAGCGCACCGCGGTGGATGCCATGCGGTCCCTGATCTGGCTGGAGGAGCAAAGCGCCAAATGGCTCGCCGGCACCGAAGCCGCCCCCGGCAACGCAGGCGGGCTCCGCCGTCGTTATCCCATGGAACTTGCCACGCTGCCCAAAGTGAACGAACCCGCCGGCTTCAACTTTGCCGAGGTCAAGGCGGACGACACCGCCCAGCTGGAGAAGCTCCTGGGCCAGCTCGGGTTCCAGTTCGAGGGCCGGCACCGCACCAAGGACGTCCAGCTGTGGACCATGGGCCAGGCCCGGGTGATCATCAACGAGCAGGCCGCACGGCACGCCGAACCGGCAATTGCCGCACTGGGGTTCGACGTCGATTCCCCCGTGATCGCCTCCGCCCGCGCCCAGCAGCTCAAGGCCCCCGTTGTGGCCCGCAAGGTCCAGGCGGACGAGGAAGTGTTCCAGGGCATCTGCGCCCCGGACTCCACCGAGATCTTCCTCTGCCAGGGCAGCCCGGACGGAACCGCAGCGTGGACGCACGAATTCGGGGAAGGGCTGGAACACCCGTCAGCAGGAGCGAGGGCGGTCATCGACCACGTCAACCTGGCCCAGCCGTGGCAGCACTTCGACGAGGCTGTCCTCTTCTACACCAGCGCCCTGGCCCTGGAGCCCCAGCCCTTCGCCGAGGTGCCCAGCCCCAGCGGGCTGGTCCGGTCCCAGGTCATGCAGACCTCCGACGGCGCGGTGCGGCTCGTGCTCAACCTGGCACCCATCCAGCAGGCACGGAACGAGGCCCGGAAGACCTACCAGGAACACATCGCCTTCGCCGTGGAGGACCTGGTGGCCACCGCCCGGGCCGCGCGGGAGCGCGGCCTGGAATTCCTCCAGATCCCGGCCAACTACTACGAGGACCTGGACGCGCGGTTCGACCTGGAACCGGGATTCCTGGCCACGCTGCAGGAACTCAACCTGCTGTTCGACCGGGATGCCGACGGCGAGTTCCTGCACTTCTACACCGCGACCGTGGGCAGCGTGTTCTTCGAAATGGTGGAACGCCGCGGCCGTTACGACGGATACGGCGCCCCGAACGCCCCGGTGCGGCACGCGGTCCAGTACGACTCGCTGCACCGCAGCCCTTAA
- a CDS encoding TIGR03885 family FMN-dependent LLM class oxidoreductase, giving the protein MVTVGFHASHEQISPGQLLKDVQHAERAGFDAAMCSDHIEPWSARQGHSGFAWSWLGAALATTGLRFGVVTAPGQRYHPTIIAHASATLASMFPGRFWFAPGSGENMNEHVTGDPWPPKDIRQRRLEECVDVIRRLHRGEEVTHRGLVTVEQARIWDVPGAPPPLIAPAISVDTARRAAAWADGLVTVNQPAPKLREMLAAYRDSGGRGKAVLQVHLSWARSGDEAAAIAMDQWRTNTFAPPIPWDLPTAGHFDGVGEHVHEEQVRSTVNVAASLAEHVDWLGGYAELGFDELYLHFVGQEQAPFIDAFAAGVLPQLRTRGTAAAGTPSEPQLVRAAANPASGSPA; this is encoded by the coding sequence ATGGTCACTGTCGGTTTTCACGCATCGCACGAACAGATAAGTCCCGGCCAGCTGCTCAAAGACGTCCAGCACGCGGAACGCGCCGGCTTCGATGCGGCCATGTGCTCGGACCACATCGAGCCCTGGTCAGCGCGCCAGGGTCACTCCGGTTTCGCCTGGTCCTGGCTGGGGGCAGCGCTGGCCACCACCGGCCTGCGCTTCGGAGTGGTGACCGCACCCGGCCAGCGGTACCACCCCACGATCATCGCGCACGCCTCCGCAACCTTGGCCAGCATGTTTCCCGGCAGGTTCTGGTTTGCCCCGGGGAGCGGTGAAAACATGAATGAGCATGTCACCGGGGACCCCTGGCCGCCGAAGGACATCAGGCAGCGCCGGCTGGAGGAATGCGTGGACGTGATCCGCCGGCTGCACCGCGGCGAGGAGGTCACGCACCGGGGCCTGGTGACGGTGGAGCAGGCGCGGATTTGGGATGTCCCCGGTGCCCCGCCGCCGTTAATCGCGCCGGCCATCAGTGTGGACACGGCGCGTCGGGCAGCGGCCTGGGCGGACGGGCTGGTCACCGTCAACCAGCCCGCGCCGAAGCTGCGTGAAATGCTGGCCGCCTACCGCGACAGCGGGGGCAGGGGGAAGGCCGTGCTGCAGGTGCACCTTTCCTGGGCGCGGAGCGGGGATGAGGCGGCAGCCATCGCCATGGACCAGTGGCGGACCAACACGTTCGCACCGCCCATCCCCTGGGACCTGCCCACCGCAGGACATTTCGACGGCGTGGGCGAGCACGTGCACGAAGAGCAGGTCCGCAGCACGGTCAACGTCGCCGCCAGCCTGGCCGAGCACGTGGACTGGCTGGGCGGGTACGCGGAGCTGGGCTTCGACGAGCTGTACCTGCACTTCGTGGGTCAGGAGCAGGCCCCCTTCATCGACGCGTTCGCCGCAGGCGTCCTGCCGCAGCTGCGCACCCGCGGAACCGCTGCTGCCGGAACCCCCTCTGAACCTCAGCTGGTCCGCGCGGCTGCCAATCCGGCGTCGGGGTCTCCGGCATGA
- a CDS encoding MFS transporter: MSKTLPSAGAGALTSAGTPRKAALASFLGSAVEYYDFFIFGSAAALIFPTVFFPSADANAAIMSFATFGFAYVARPIGAVILGHFGDRVGRQKVLMFTLVLMGASTFVIGCLPDFRTVGWWAPALLVLARLCQGLSAAGEQAGASSMTLEHAPDNRRSFFTSWTLTGTQGGQILAALVFIPVLALPDEIKFGIGWRIPFWLSAAVVVVAFLIRRTLHEPPAFEEARKNAQIAKLPVADLLKGHWRDVLRVICCAFIAAVSTVFGTLAISYAKTVAGVDGTTTLWLVVAANIVALGTQPLFGMLADKIGRKPVFIYGALASAVLTPVFLLSLESHSVPLMFLAAIGYFSCGYAAANAVWPSFYAEMFSTKVRFSGLAIGTQLGFLMAGFAPAIVAAMGGIKPGGWVQISIFTAIICAVAAVSALTAKESFRTPTKQLGLK, encoded by the coding sequence ATGAGCAAGACACTTCCGTCCGCAGGGGCGGGTGCCCTCACCTCCGCCGGAACACCCAGGAAGGCCGCCCTCGCCAGCTTCCTGGGCAGCGCCGTCGAATACTATGACTTCTTCATCTTTGGCTCGGCCGCAGCGCTGATCTTCCCCACGGTCTTCTTCCCCAGCGCCGATGCCAACGCCGCCATCATGTCCTTCGCCACCTTCGGGTTCGCGTACGTGGCACGGCCCATCGGCGCCGTCATCCTGGGCCACTTCGGCGACCGGGTGGGCCGCCAGAAAGTGCTGATGTTCACCCTGGTGCTCATGGGTGCTTCCACCTTCGTCATCGGCTGCCTGCCCGACTTCCGTACGGTCGGCTGGTGGGCTCCGGCGCTGCTGGTGCTGGCCCGCCTGTGCCAGGGCCTCTCCGCTGCAGGCGAGCAGGCCGGCGCCTCCTCCATGACCCTGGAGCACGCCCCGGACAACCGCCGTTCCTTCTTCACCTCCTGGACCCTCACCGGCACCCAGGGCGGCCAGATCCTCGCGGCCCTGGTGTTCATCCCTGTCCTGGCCCTGCCGGACGAGATCAAGTTCGGCATTGGCTGGCGCATCCCGTTCTGGCTGAGCGCCGCGGTGGTTGTGGTGGCGTTCCTTATCCGCCGCACCCTGCACGAGCCGCCCGCCTTCGAGGAAGCCCGGAAGAACGCGCAGATCGCCAAGCTGCCCGTGGCCGACCTCCTCAAGGGCCACTGGCGCGACGTCCTCCGCGTGATCTGCTGCGCCTTCATCGCCGCCGTCTCCACTGTGTTCGGCACCCTGGCCATCAGCTACGCCAAGACCGTGGCCGGCGTGGACGGCACCACCACCCTGTGGCTGGTGGTTGCCGCCAACATCGTGGCCCTGGGCACCCAGCCGCTCTTCGGAATGCTGGCGGACAAGATCGGCCGCAAGCCCGTCTTCATCTACGGCGCCCTGGCCAGCGCGGTCCTCACCCCCGTTTTCCTGCTGAGCCTGGAGTCCCACAGCGTCCCGCTGATGTTCCTGGCCGCGATCGGCTACTTCTCATGCGGCTACGCGGCGGCCAACGCCGTCTGGCCTTCCTTCTACGCCGAAATGTTCAGCACCAAGGTCCGCTTCTCCGGCTTGGCCATCGGAACCCAGCTGGGCTTCCTGATGGCAGGGTTCGCGCCGGCCATCGTCGCGGCCATGGGCGGCATCAAACCCGGCGGCTGGGTGCAGATCAGCATCTTCACTGCCATCATCTGCGCCGTGGCCGCTGTTTCAGCCCTGACCGCCAAGGAATCCTTCCGGACCCCCACCAAGCAGCTCGGCCTGAAGTAG
- a CDS encoding alpha-amylase family protein has translation MRIAETSDLWWKNAVIYCLDVETFFDDDGDGTGDFAGLTQRVDYLAALGVTCIWLMPFYPSPDRDDGYDVTDFFSVDPRLGTLGDLVEFIRAAKDRGLRVIADFVVNHTSDQHPWFVAARKSTDNPYRDFYVWRQDTPPDTSAEVVFPGEENSLWTLDEATGEWYLHMFAKYQPDLNVTNPQVRDQIAKAMGLWLELGLDGFRLDAVPFFLEIRGQPKDQAANINPHGYLSALRSFLNRRNGSAVLLGEVNLPYKEQLEYFGGPEGNELNMQFDFLSMQHIYLSLARKDARPLAETLKSRSPINPDNQWAMFVRNHDELTLDKLSNGERQEVFAAFGPEKNMQVYGRGLRRRLPPMLGGDQERIRMVYSLMFSLPGTPVIFYGEEIGMGEDLRQKSRAAVRTPMQWNSEKNGGFSNAKASDLVAPLVRGDYGPEQVNAAAGKRDPESLFTFMATLIARYREDPELGWGEFGVIDQPEPAVFAHTCSSGGGTLVLLHNFGEDPVKVSGKVGPGDGPAQAFRGAMLLDLFDGGNVDLDPDGGFRVELGRYGYRWFRVHRKGDRLAP, from the coding sequence ATGAGGATCGCGGAGACGTCCGACCTGTGGTGGAAGAACGCCGTCATCTACTGCCTGGACGTAGAGACGTTCTTTGACGACGACGGCGACGGCACCGGTGACTTTGCCGGCCTGACCCAGCGAGTGGACTATCTCGCCGCACTGGGCGTGACGTGCATCTGGCTGATGCCGTTCTACCCGTCCCCGGACCGGGACGACGGCTACGACGTGACTGACTTCTTCAGCGTGGACCCGCGGCTCGGCACGCTGGGCGACCTGGTGGAGTTCATCCGTGCCGCCAAGGACCGGGGCCTGCGGGTCATCGCCGACTTCGTGGTGAACCACACCTCCGACCAGCACCCCTGGTTCGTGGCGGCCCGGAAATCAACCGACAACCCGTACCGCGACTTCTACGTGTGGCGGCAGGACACACCCCCGGACACCTCCGCCGAGGTGGTGTTCCCTGGGGAGGAGAACTCGCTCTGGACCCTCGACGAGGCCACCGGCGAGTGGTACCTGCACATGTTTGCCAAGTACCAGCCGGACCTGAACGTCACAAACCCGCAGGTCCGCGACCAGATCGCAAAAGCCATGGGACTCTGGCTGGAACTGGGGCTGGACGGCTTCCGGCTGGACGCCGTGCCGTTCTTCCTGGAAATCAGGGGCCAACCCAAGGACCAGGCAGCAAACATCAACCCGCATGGCTACCTCAGCGCGCTGCGCAGCTTCCTGAACCGGCGCAACGGCAGCGCCGTGCTGCTGGGCGAAGTGAACTTGCCCTACAAGGAGCAGCTCGAGTACTTCGGCGGCCCGGAGGGCAACGAGCTGAACATGCAGTTCGACTTCCTGTCGATGCAGCACATCTACCTGTCACTGGCCCGGAAGGACGCCAGGCCGCTGGCGGAAACGCTCAAGAGCCGGTCGCCCATAAACCCGGACAACCAATGGGCCATGTTCGTGCGGAACCATGACGAGCTCACGCTGGACAAGCTCAGCAACGGGGAGCGGCAGGAGGTCTTTGCAGCCTTTGGGCCGGAGAAGAACATGCAGGTCTACGGCAGGGGGCTGCGGCGGAGGTTGCCCCCGATGCTGGGCGGGGACCAGGAACGGATCCGGATGGTGTACTCCCTGATGTTCTCCCTGCCAGGCACCCCCGTGATCTTCTATGGCGAGGAGATAGGCATGGGTGAGGACCTCCGGCAAAAGAGCCGGGCCGCCGTCCGCACGCCGATGCAGTGGAACAGCGAAAAGAACGGCGGCTTTTCCAACGCCAAGGCCTCGGACCTGGTGGCACCGCTGGTGCGCGGGGATTACGGGCCGGAGCAGGTCAACGCGGCGGCGGGCAAACGGGACCCGGAGTCCCTGTTCACCTTCATGGCCACGCTGATCGCCCGCTACCGGGAGGACCCTGAGCTGGGGTGGGGCGAGTTTGGGGTCATCGACCAGCCTGAGCCGGCGGTGTTCGCCCATACCTGCAGTTCCGGCGGCGGCACGCTGGTACTGCTGCACAACTTTGGCGAGGATCCGGTGAAGGTGAGCGGGAAGGTGGGGCCGGGGGACGGCCCGGCGCAGGCATTCCGCGGTGCCATGCTGCTGGACCTGTTCGACGGCGGCAACGTCGACCTGGATCCCGACGGCGGTTTCCGGGTGGAGCTGGGACGCTACGGCTACCGCTGGTTCCGCGTGCACCGGAAAGGCGACCGGCTGGCGCCGTAA
- a CDS encoding AEC family transporter, with product MGGVLIGLAVIGVVIAAGYIAARCGLGDEATISALTRTAFFITNPVLLFTVVLKSDLSVVFSAYVPLAMITAAVTALLYVAASRIWFRRPLAETAVGAMTGSYVNANNIGIPITLYALGDATPVAPVLLVQLLLFAPLVLTLLDLSEAGRFSPRLMLTQPFRNPMIIASLLGVVLAAFHVQLPAPVMAPLTLLGGAAVPVVLLAFGMSLHGTKMLRSGGHTAEILTATALKSTVMPAVAFVVGRFLFNLDHHMLLGVVLMAALPSAQNVFLFASKYGRGVAVARETILLSTAAAAPVLVLIVWLLAA from the coding sequence ATGGGCGGCGTGCTGATCGGGCTGGCGGTGATCGGCGTCGTCATAGCTGCCGGGTATATCGCCGCGCGCTGCGGCCTGGGCGATGAAGCCACCATCTCGGCGCTGACCCGGACCGCCTTTTTCATCACCAACCCGGTACTGCTCTTCACAGTGGTGCTTAAGTCGGATTTGTCCGTGGTCTTCTCCGCCTATGTTCCGCTTGCCATGATCACCGCCGCGGTGACCGCGCTGCTTTATGTGGCCGCCAGCCGCATCTGGTTCCGCAGGCCGCTGGCCGAAACGGCAGTGGGCGCGATGACCGGCTCCTACGTTAATGCCAACAACATCGGCATCCCCATCACCCTCTATGCCCTGGGTGACGCCACTCCCGTGGCCCCGGTCCTGCTGGTCCAGCTGCTCCTGTTCGCCCCGCTGGTCCTGACGCTTCTTGACCTCAGCGAAGCCGGCCGGTTCTCGCCCCGGCTGATGCTCACCCAGCCCTTCCGCAACCCCATGATCATCGCCTCGCTCCTGGGCGTGGTCTTGGCCGCGTTCCACGTGCAGCTGCCGGCCCCGGTGATGGCACCGCTCACCCTCCTGGGCGGTGCGGCCGTCCCGGTGGTGCTGCTGGCGTTCGGCATGTCACTGCACGGCACCAAAATGCTCCGAAGCGGCGGCCACACGGCCGAAATCCTTACTGCCACGGCCCTGAAGTCCACCGTGATGCCGGCGGTGGCCTTCGTCGTCGGGCGCTTCCTCTTCAACCTGGACCACCACATGCTCCTGGGCGTGGTGCTCATGGCGGCGCTGCCCTCGGCCCAGAACGTGTTCCTGTTCGCCAGCAAATACGGGCGCGGCGTGGCCGTGGCGCGGGAAACCATCCTGCTCTCCACGGCCGCCGCTGCGCCGGTGCTGGTGCTGATCGTTTGGCTGCTGGCGGCCTGA
- a CDS encoding shikimate dehydrogenase, with protein sequence MSNRTESYLVGLVGDGVTPSLTPPMHEREGDVQGLRYLYRPIDLLELGLTGESVGAILHSARTLGFNGLNITHPCKQLVLQHLDEVSPDARRLGAVNTVVIRDGRFIGHNTDFSGFAAALASGLPGARLDRVVQLGAGGAGSAVAYALLSAGVKTLDLVDMDPQRAAARAAELQGFFPDSTVTARTTAELPQLMPLADGLVHCTPVGMAAHPGVPLDLDLLEPRHWVADIVYRPIDTELVRGARAKGCEVLDGGRMAVGQAADAFRIFTGLDADPERMRSHFLELVAAEEVAA encoded by the coding sequence ATGAGCAATCGAACTGAGTCCTACCTGGTAGGGCTGGTTGGTGATGGCGTTACGCCATCGCTCACGCCGCCTATGCACGAACGGGAAGGTGACGTGCAGGGCCTGCGCTACCTGTACCGGCCCATTGACCTGCTGGAACTGGGGCTGACCGGGGAATCGGTGGGCGCCATCCTGCACAGCGCCCGCACCCTGGGCTTCAACGGCCTGAACATCACCCATCCCTGCAAGCAGCTGGTCCTGCAGCACCTGGATGAGGTCAGCCCGGACGCGCGCCGGCTCGGCGCCGTAAACACCGTGGTCATCCGGGACGGCCGCTTCATCGGCCACAACACGGACTTCTCCGGCTTCGCCGCCGCCCTCGCCTCCGGCCTCCCCGGCGCCCGGCTGGACCGTGTAGTGCAGCTCGGCGCGGGCGGGGCCGGGTCCGCCGTCGCCTACGCCCTGCTCAGCGCAGGCGTAAAAACGCTGGACCTGGTGGACATGGACCCCCAACGGGCGGCCGCACGGGCTGCCGAGCTGCAGGGCTTTTTCCCGGACAGCACCGTCACGGCCCGCACGACGGCGGAGCTGCCGCAGCTGATGCCGCTGGCCGACGGCCTGGTGCACTGCACACCCGTTGGCATGGCAGCGCACCCCGGCGTCCCGCTGGACCTGGACCTGCTCGAGCCCCGGCACTGGGTGGCGGACATCGTTTACCGCCCGATCGACACCGAACTGGTCCGCGGCGCCCGCGCCAAGGGCTGCGAGGTCCTGGACGGTGGCCGGATGGCAGTGGGCCAGGCCGCCGACGCGTTCCGGATCTTCACCGGCCTGGACGCGGACCCGGAGCGCATGCGCTCGCACTTCCTGGAACTTGTGGCCGCCGAGGAGGTGGCCGCCTGA
- a CDS encoding IclR family transcriptional regulator encodes MSVNQTTAANEAPAAAARAGEPVNAMPPEGKVGARPADRTDMVGKALGLLVLLGDEPRGASAAEISRRAELPFSTTYRLLGSLTRDGFVDYEPDGRRYHLGLRIFQLGQRVSNHHGFAGTAMPILRRVTEQTGEATILSVRDGLHHLTVSKVDGPQTFRVTSDPGHLGSLSTTAVGKALVAFAEDVEREKLLAEVPLEALTDTSITDRGAFRAEIEKVRRQGYAVMDEENEAGMRAVAVPLLNDQGHAFASLATAVPVFRLDLEGLVAHVPLLQEAAAELAARLPQR; translated from the coding sequence ATGAGTGTGAACCAAACCACAGCGGCCAATGAAGCACCCGCTGCCGCCGCCCGCGCCGGAGAGCCCGTGAATGCCATGCCGCCGGAAGGCAAAGTGGGTGCCCGTCCCGCCGACCGCACGGACATGGTGGGCAAGGCCCTGGGGCTGCTGGTCCTCCTGGGTGATGAACCCCGCGGTGCAAGTGCCGCGGAGATTTCCCGCCGCGCCGAACTTCCCTTCAGCACCACCTACCGCCTGCTGGGCTCCCTGACCCGCGACGGCTTTGTCGACTACGAGCCGGACGGCCGCCGCTACCACCTGGGCCTGCGGATCTTCCAGCTGGGACAGCGCGTCTCCAACCACCATGGCTTCGCGGGAACAGCCATGCCCATCCTCCGCCGGGTCACCGAACAGACCGGCGAGGCCACCATCCTCAGCGTCCGCGACGGCCTGCACCACCTGACCGTCAGCAAGGTGGACGGGCCGCAGACCTTCCGCGTGACCAGCGACCCCGGCCACCTCGGCTCGCTCTCCACCACCGCCGTGGGCAAGGCCCTGGTGGCTTTTGCCGAGGATGTGGAACGCGAAAAGCTGCTGGCCGAGGTCCCGCTTGAGGCGCTCACTGACACATCCATTACGGACCGCGGCGCCTTCCGGGCCGAGATCGAGAAGGTCCGCCGGCAGGGATATGCCGTCATGGATGAGGAGAACGAGGCGGGGATGCGCGCCGTGGCCGTGCCGCTGCTCAATGACCAGGGGCATGCCTTCGCCTCGCTGGCCACCGCCGTGCCGGTCTTCCGGCTGGACCTTGAGGGGCTCGTGGCGCACGTCCCCCTGCTGCAGGAAGCCGCCGCCGAACTGGCCGCCAGGCTCCCCCAGCGATAG